From a single Ammospiza nelsoni isolate bAmmNel1 chromosome 11, bAmmNel1.pri, whole genome shotgun sequence genomic region:
- the GPR27 gene encoding probable G-protein coupled receptor 27 yields MANSSELGSSSSPHLPSAGGLLSASGLKLATLGLILCVSLAGNVLFAWLILKDRHLHRAPYYLLLDLCLADGLRSLACFPFVMLSVRSGAAWPHGPLSCKVLAFLAVLFCFHAAFLLFCVGVTRYMAIAHHRFYAKRMTGWTCLAVVCMVWTLSMAMAFPPVFDVGTYKFIREEEQCIFEHRYVKANDTLGFMLMLAAVIAATHLVYIKLLFFIHGHRKMKPAQLVPAISQNWTFHGPGATGQAAANWTAGFGRGPTPPTLVGIRQATHSQIKRLLVLEEFKMEKRLCKMFYMITLLFLLLWSPYIVACYLRVFIKASSIPQVYLTTSVWMTFAQAGVNPILCFIFNKELRVCLRAHFPCCQSIQSTQGTILCDLKSFGM; encoded by the coding sequence ATGGCGAACAGCAGcgagctggggagcagcagcagcccgcACCTGCCCAGCGCCGGCGGCCTGCTGAGCGCCTCCGGGCTGAAGCTCGCCACGCTGGGGCTGATCCTGTGCGTCAGCCTGGCCGGGAACGTGCTCTTCGCCTGGCTCATCCTCAAGGACCGGCACCTGCACCGCGCGCCCTACTACCTGCTGCTGGACCTCTGCCTGGCCGACGGGCTCCGCTCGCTCGCCTGCTTCCCCTTCGTCATGCTGTCGGTGCGCAGCGGGGCCGCCTGGCCCCACGGGCCCCTCAGCTGCAAGGTGCTGGCCTTCCTGGCCGTGCTCTTCTGCTTCCACGCCGCCTTCCTGCTCTTCTGCGTGGGGGTTACGCGCTACATGGCCATCGCCCACCACCGCTTCTACGCCAAGCGCATGACGGGCTGGAcctgcctggctgtggtgtGCATGGTGTGGACCCTCTCCATGGCCATGGCCTTTCCCCCCGTCTTTGACGTGGGCACCTACAAGTTCATCCGGGAGGAGGAACAGTGCATCTTCGAGCACCGCTACGTCAAGGCCAATGACACGCTGGGCTTCATGCTCATGCTGGCGGCCGTCATCGCCGCCACCCACCTGGTCTACATCAAGCTGCTCTTCTTCATCCACGGGCACCGCAAGATGAAGCCGGCCCAGCTGGTACCGGCCATCAGCCAGAACTGGACCTTCCACGGGCCGGGAGCCACCGGCCAAGCGGCTGCGAACTGGACGGCTGGCTTTGGCAGGGGGCCCACGCCGCCCACCCTCGTGGGCATCAGGCAGGCCACCCACAGCCAGATCAagaggctgctggtgctggaggagttTAAGATGGAGAAAAGGCTCTGCAAGATGTTCTACATGATCACcttgctcttcctgctgctctggtcCCCGTACATTGTGGCCTGCTACCTGCGGGTCTTCATTAAGGCCAGCTCCATCCCGCAGGTGTACCTGACCACCTCCGTCTGGATGACGTTTGCCCAGGCAGGGGTCAACCCGATCCTCTGCTTCATCTTCAACAAGGAGCTCAGGGTCTGCCTCCGAGCCCACTTCCCATGCTGCCAAAGCATCCAGAGCACCCAGGGCACCATCCTTTGCGATCTCAAGAGCTTTGGGATGTAG